From a single Bacteroidia bacterium genomic region:
- a CDS encoding AAA family ATPase, protein MQEYIHGAKWWKFDFHNHTPASNDFGKGDVTHMAITPENWLLMYMTAGIDCVAITDHNSGEWIDKLKTALAAMEAVEPKPAGYRKLYLFPGVEISASSNTHILALFDISADTKKIQALLGAVGFPSDQFGTSDAVTEKSVELVINEIHKAGGIAIPAHIDKASGLFVNQSGNTLKQTLAVEGLLAIELIDKAFAKPDVYTQSKLRLAEVIGTDSHIAAQVGTNFTWVKMGEPSLDALKLALHDREDGIIRKDEITIDPNSISNRYFIKSLSVTNGFKAGNGTPLKTEFSPWLTSVIGGRGSGKSTIINYLRIALARIDEMPNEVQSEFDKFNQVGRKNGTGMLRNETIIEIEIFKDGKLYLIKWNNSSHTLQEFDSSTGNWSAPITISNIKELFPIQIFNQKELYALTGNPSKLIELIDSQFDKPAWEEAKESLINQWISKRAQKRKLNNAISEETNIRAQLGTVNNTVALFESSDYRETLNNFNKLTATNKFFSNTNSGVSGFISQIQNVVQSAPVIEVPETIADKVVDDSLSFIQEMNSALTGAKAKLEEALQLLEPYRENLQGQLNSHSWFQQFESARQAYAEIAASIQDLGTENYETLIQRRSTLTEKLSLIESQKAELSVLNLGLEELYNSIIEKEKELRAKRNDVISRWRAFEDADNPFLIIELQPMADVDNANSTIRELLRKSGGEFSNDIYGTNDDNGQSWGLIARIINEDETTRWQKRQSEIEKFVSATEADKKNLDLRLARHLDSLKQNTPEDIDRLLVWVPEDKLILKFKKQGREEDIQAGSAGERTAGMLGLLLALNDIPLIIDQPEDDLDTKLISNFVVEGFKKLKKKRQLVIVTHNPNITVNANSDNVVHMDFVGGQVVKAGNKALQDKDIRNAVCEVMEGGREALNKRYFRISKALKK, encoded by the coding sequence ATGCAAGAATATATACACGGAGCAAAATGGTGGAAATTTGATTTCCACAACCACACACCAGCATCAAACGACTTTGGAAAAGGAGATGTAACTCATATGGCAATCACACCTGAAAATTGGTTGCTTATGTATATGACAGCAGGAATAGACTGCGTTGCAATTACTGACCACAATTCGGGCGAATGGATTGATAAATTAAAAACTGCATTGGCTGCAATGGAAGCCGTTGAACCAAAACCAGCGGGCTATAGAAAATTATATTTGTTTCCTGGTGTTGAAATATCAGCTTCTAGTAATACTCATATCCTTGCATTATTTGACATTTCGGCTGATACAAAAAAGATACAAGCTCTTTTAGGAGCTGTTGGCTTCCCTTCTGATCAATTTGGAACTTCCGATGCAGTTACTGAAAAATCTGTTGAGTTAGTAATAAACGAAATTCACAAAGCGGGTGGGATTGCAATTCCAGCCCACATCGACAAAGCAAGTGGCTTGTTTGTAAATCAATCAGGCAACACTTTAAAGCAGACTTTAGCAGTTGAAGGTCTATTGGCAATAGAATTAATCGACAAAGCTTTTGCAAAACCAGATGTGTACACCCAATCAAAACTTAGATTAGCAGAAGTAATTGGAACAGACAGCCACATTGCGGCACAAGTTGGAACAAATTTCACTTGGGTAAAAATGGGGGAACCTTCATTAGACGCACTTAAACTTGCTTTGCACGACAGAGAAGACGGTATAATCAGGAAAGACGAAATCACAATTGACCCTAATTCAATTTCAAATCGATATTTCATAAAATCCCTTTCCGTAACAAATGGATTTAAAGCAGGAAACGGAACTCCATTAAAAACAGAATTTAGCCCTTGGCTTACTTCTGTTATTGGAGGTAGAGGTTCAGGAAAATCAACCATTATTAATTACCTGAGAATTGCCTTAGCACGTATAGACGAAATGCCAAATGAAGTTCAATCTGAGTTTGACAAGTTTAATCAAGTTGGACGCAAGAACGGCACAGGAATGCTTAGAAACGAAACAATTATCGAAATTGAAATTTTCAAAGATGGAAAGTTGTACTTAATCAAATGGAACAACTCTTCACATACTCTCCAAGAGTTTGACAGTTCAACTGGAAATTGGAGTGCACCAATAACAATTTCAAACATCAAAGAACTGTTTCCAATACAAATTTTTAATCAGAAAGAGCTTTACGCACTAACGGGAAATCCATCAAAGCTAATTGAATTGATTGATTCACAATTCGACAAACCAGCTTGGGAGGAAGCAAAAGAGTCATTAATTAATCAATGGATTTCTAAGCGTGCCCAAAAGCGTAAACTTAATAATGCTATTTCAGAAGAAACAAATATTAGGGCACAATTAGGAACTGTAAACAATACAGTTGCTCTGTTTGAAAGTTCTGATTACAGAGAAACATTAAACAACTTCAATAAACTTACCGCAACTAATAAGTTTTTCTCAAATACAAATTCAGGTGTTTCAGGCTTTATATCACAGATTCAAAATGTAGTACAATCGGCTCCTGTAATAGAAGTACCTGAAACAATTGCTGATAAAGTTGTTGATGACTCATTGAGTTTCATACAAGAAATGAATTCTGCTCTTACCGGAGCAAAGGCAAAACTTGAAGAAGCTCTTCAACTATTAGAACCATATAGAGAAAATCTGCAAGGTCAATTAAACTCTCATTCTTGGTTTCAACAATTTGAATCTGCAAGACAAGCGTATGCTGAAATTGCTGCTAGCATACAAGATTTAGGAACTGAAAATTACGAGACCTTAATTCAGCGTAGGTCAACATTAACAGAGAAGCTTAGTTTGATAGAATCTCAAAAAGCAGAACTTTCAGTTCTAAATTTAGGTCTTGAGGAACTTTACAACTCAATTATTGAAAAAGAGAAGGAATTAAGAGCAAAACGTAATGATGTCATTTCAAGGTGGCGTGCTTTTGAAGATGCAGATAATCCATTTTTAATTATTGAATTGCAACCAATGGCTGACGTTGATAATGCAAATTCTACAATTAGAGAACTACTTCGTAAATCAGGTGGCGAATTTTCAAATGATATTTATGGAACTAATGATGATAATGGGCAATCTTGGGGCTTAATAGCAAGAATAATAAACGAAGACGAAACTACAAGGTGGCAAAAAAGACAATCTGAAATAGAGAAATTCGTTTCTGCAACAGAAGCCGACAAAAAAAATCTTGATTTACGTTTGGCAAGACACCTTGACTCTTTGAAGCAAAATACACCCGAGGACATTGACAGATTACTTGTTTGGGTTCCAGAAGACAAACTGATTTTGAAATTCAAAAAACAAGGCAGAGAGGAAGATATTCAAGCAGGTTCAGCAGGTGAAAGAACGGCAGGTATGTTAGGCTTGCTTTTAGCTTTAAATGATATTCCGCTAATTATTGACCAACCTGAGGACGATTTAGACACTAAACTTATTTCCAATTTTGTTGTAGAGGGGTTCAAAAAGCTAAAGAAAAAAAGACAATTGGTGATTGTTACTCACAATCCAAACATAACAGTAAATGCAAATTCTGACAATGTTGTCCATATGGACTTCGTTGGAGGACAAGTTGTAAAAGCTGGAAACAAAGCTCTTCAGGATAAAGACATTAGAAATGCTGTTTGTGAGGTAATGGAAGGTGGTAGAGAAGCGTTGAACAAACGCTATTTTAGAATTTCAAAAGCACTAAAGAAATGA
- a CDS encoding FAD:protein FMN transferase, whose product MKNFWAVAAICMMLVSCENKPEGVVLQFSGPAQGTSYSVTCMDPAGRNFQPSIDSIFAVIDQSLSTYQPNSTISQFNRDDSLSTDDVHFREMVMQSGEVYRLTDGLFDPTVMPLVRAWGFGPEKVPEIKVNNLDSVRQFVGFTQLALSTSDKASRFYTLRKKQPGIQLDFNAIAQGYTVDVLADFFEKMGIRNYMIEVGGEVRAKGKNPEGKWWTLGIEQPLEIEGISVMSAIANLENRSLATSGNYRKFYVKDGVKYAHTIDPHTGYPVNHTLLSVSVLAEKCATADAYATAFMVMGFDQAWEFLEKHPELGLEAYFISSSKGEGWDIRMTDGMEAVVEMP is encoded by the coding sequence ATGAAAAACTTTTGGGCTGTTGCCGCTATATGTATGATGCTGGTTTCCTGCGAAAATAAACCGGAAGGAGTGGTTTTACAGTTCTCCGGTCCCGCGCAGGGGACCAGCTATTCTGTTACCTGCATGGATCCTGCGGGGCGGAATTTTCAACCGTCGATTGACTCGATTTTTGCTGTGATTGACCAGTCTCTTTCCACGTATCAGCCAAATTCCACCATCAGCCAGTTCAACCGCGACGATTCGCTTTCAACGGATGATGTTCATTTTCGGGAAATGGTGATGCAGTCGGGGGAAGTATATCGATTGACAGATGGGCTGTTTGATCCCACGGTGATGCCGCTTGTCAGAGCCTGGGGATTTGGCCCCGAAAAAGTGCCGGAAATAAAGGTAAACAATCTCGACTCCGTCAGGCAGTTTGTCGGATTCACACAATTAGCCCTCAGTACTTCGGATAAAGCGAGCAGATTTTACACCCTTAGAAAAAAGCAACCCGGCATACAACTCGATTTTAACGCTATTGCGCAGGGATATACCGTAGATGTGCTGGCCGACTTTTTTGAAAAAATGGGGATCAGAAACTATATGATAGAGGTTGGGGGAGAAGTAAGGGCGAAAGGAAAAAATCCGGAAGGCAAGTGGTGGACACTGGGTATTGAGCAGCCGCTGGAGATTGAGGGGATCAGCGTCATGTCTGCCATTGCAAATCTGGAAAACCGTTCGCTGGCGACTTCCGGCAATTACCGGAAATTTTATGTAAAGGACGGGGTGAAATACGCCCACACGATAGATCCGCACACCGGATATCCGGTCAATCATACCTTGCTGAGCGTTTCTGTTTTGGCGGAAAAATGCGCAACTGCCGACGCATATGCCACAGCTTTTATGGTAATGGGATTTGACCAGGCGTGGGAGTTTTTGGAGAAACACCCCGAATTGGGCCTGGAAGCCTATTTTATCTCCTCCTCCAAAGGAGAAGGCTGGGACATCCGTATGACAGATGGGATGGAGGCGGTTGTGGAGATGCCGTGA
- a CDS encoding Gfo/Idh/MocA family oxidoreductase codes for MDNHKEQNSSSGIGRRDLIKGLAALPVLGFFGLGAWAKNSSDKSLKNNILNELNIQAAPPPPSGDMAGDPIRIGIVGYGIRGEQLMRAAGFANSEWKKNMQEALAKNPNDNRLKDFMEQENLNIRITGVCDLFDVRAESAIDAGSVDGNTPKRYARFEDMIASSDIDAVIIATPDHHHAPMAMAAARAGKHVYVEKCMTHKVGETYELYDTVKSSGIVFQVGHQHRQTQSFLTAQDIIAKNVLGHINLIQISTNRNDDNGAWQYTIHEKASPQTIDWQQFLGNAPAIPYNAEHFFRWRKWWAYGTGLSGDLLTHDYDRMNCILKMGIPASVTASGGIYTHRDGREVPDVFQVVMEFPEYTSGISQEPGKEKGMTFLYSATLGNQYSRGTLLMGHDATMDISNSLTVYADPRSTRYEAMLKDKVIAPETPLYVYDPRAKGVDGVTSATAAYFANKGLLYTYRDGKRVDPTHLHIREWLSCIRHGGNPSCGIEQGFEEAISAHMATISVRTGRRVEWDAASRRITNIDQSMMEEIGVA; via the coding sequence GGAATCGGCAGACGAGATCTGATCAAAGGCCTCGCTGCGCTGCCCGTTCTGGGTTTTTTCGGCCTTGGTGCCTGGGCAAAAAACAGCTCTGACAAGTCCCTCAAAAATAATATCCTCAACGAACTCAATATCCAGGCTGCGCCTCCGCCACCTTCCGGTGACATGGCCGGTGATCCTATCCGGATCGGGATTGTGGGCTACGGCATCCGCGGCGAACAACTCATGCGCGCCGCAGGATTTGCCAACAGCGAATGGAAAAAGAATATGCAGGAGGCCCTCGCCAAAAATCCGAATGACAACCGTCTTAAAGATTTTATGGAACAGGAAAACCTCAACATCCGCATTACCGGCGTATGCGACCTCTTTGATGTGCGTGCCGAATCTGCCATTGATGCGGGAAGTGTGGACGGTAATACGCCCAAGCGGTACGCGCGTTTTGAAGATATGATTGCCAGCAGTGATATCGACGCGGTGATCATTGCTACGCCTGACCATCACCACGCGCCGATGGCTATGGCCGCCGCACGTGCTGGCAAACATGTCTATGTTGAAAAATGTATGACCCACAAAGTCGGTGAAACTTACGAGCTGTACGACACCGTCAAAAGTTCGGGCATCGTCTTTCAGGTGGGACACCAGCATCGGCAAACACAGAGTTTCCTTACCGCACAGGATATCATCGCCAAAAATGTGCTGGGCCATATTAACCTGATCCAGATCTCTACCAACCGAAATGACGACAACGGTGCATGGCAATACACGATTCACGAAAAAGCAAGCCCGCAGACCATTGACTGGCAACAGTTTCTCGGCAATGCTCCGGCGATTCCCTATAATGCCGAACATTTCTTCCGCTGGCGCAAATGGTGGGCCTATGGAACCGGACTTTCGGGCGACCTGCTTACCCATGATTACGACCGGATGAACTGCATCCTGAAAATGGGTATTCCCGCTTCTGTTACGGCTTCAGGGGGAATCTATACCCACCGCGACGGTCGCGAGGTGCCTGACGTATTTCAGGTTGTGATGGAATTCCCGGAATATACCTCCGGCATCAGCCAGGAGCCTGGAAAAGAGAAAGGCATGACCTTCCTTTACAGTGCGACTTTGGGCAATCAGTATTCCCGCGGCACATTACTCATGGGACACGACGCTACGATGGATATCAGCAATTCGCTGACAGTATATGCAGACCCACGTTCGACACGGTACGAGGCCATGCTCAAAGACAAAGTCATTGCCCCTGAAACGCCCTTGTATGTGTATGATCCACGTGCCAAAGGTGTGGATGGCGTAACCTCAGCGACTGCTGCATACTTCGCCAATAAAGGATTGCTCTATACCTACCGCGATGGAAAGCGTGTGGATCCTACGCACCTGCATATTCGCGAATGGTTGAGCTGTATCCGGCATGGTGGTAACCCCAGCTGTGGTATTGAACAGGGTTTTGAAGAAGCAATTTCCGCCCATATGGCTACGATTTCTGTTCGTACCGGAAGAAGAGTAGAGTGGGACGCAGCTTCGAGACGTATTACCAATATCGATCAAAGTATGATGGAAGAAATCGGCGTAGCCTAA